The Candidatus Poribacteria bacterium DNA window AGGTGACTGTAAAGTGCTCCACGTCCTCAGGTGCGTCTTTTGGATGGACTCCCATGCCAGGGGTAATAAAGCCTGCCGGGGTTTTCAGCGATTCGAGGTGTCCGGCTTCATGTGTGAGCCCCAAGAGGTTGGCGTCGGTTGAGTAGGGTTTCTCGTGTGTCGCAGTAATCGGTAGGTTATGTGCTTGACAGAAGTCTATCATCTCTTTCCTGCCACCGAACACCTTGAGGAAGTTCGGATCCCGCCAGGGTGCGTAGACAGCGACGTGTGGATTGAGCATATTGGTGGCGAGTTGGAATCGGACCTGATCGTTGCCTCTACCGGTTGCGCCGTGTGTTAAGACAGTGATGCCGCGTTTTTCCATCTCCGGCAGGAGTGCCTTCACGGTGACATGCCTTGCAATGCCGGTCGTATTCCAATACCCGCCTTCATACATGGCTTGGCACTGGACGAGTCGGATACCGGCTTCTGCCAGGGCGTCTTTCGCGTCGACAATAATGGCGTCTTCGGCACCGCATACCAACATCCGTTCCCGAATTTCGGAAACGTCCCGTTCGTCAGGTTGCCCGAGGTCTGCCGTAAAACAGACGACTTTGACACCGTTGTCGACCAACCATTTGGTGATGGTGCAGCTATCCAAGCCACCCGAAACAGCGGCACCCACTGTTTTTCCTTTTAAGGTATCAATATTCAAAAGCAGTCTCCAAGATATTATGTGTTAAGCTATAATAGCTAAAGTT harbors:
- the argG gene encoding argininosuccinate synthase; the protein is MNIDTLKGKTVGAAVSGGLDSCTITKWLVDNGVKVVCFTADLGQPDERDVSEIRERMLVCGAEDAIIVDAKDALAEAGIRLVQCQAMYEGGYWNTTGIARHVTVKALLPEMEKRGITVLTHGATGRGNDQVRFQLATNMLNPHVAVYAPWRDPNFLKVFGGRKEMIDFCQAHNLPITATHEKPYSTDANLLGLTHEAGHLESLKTPAGFITPGMGVHPKDAPEDVEHFTVTFARGTPVEVNGSPVTPLQGLLEANRIGGRNGIGIGIHTVENRFVGIKSRGVYESPGMELLGKCYEFLLQLILDRRARRHFEGVAATIAEQIYEGYWFDAATQALLSSIEPLTNLASGTLTVALYKGNVAFYAAGGVPHSLYSEETASMEAIGDFDHADSEGFLAVLGVGARASAVAGQTQE